Proteins from a single region of Bos indicus x Bos taurus breed Angus x Brahman F1 hybrid chromosome 29, Bos_hybrid_MaternalHap_v2.0, whole genome shotgun sequence:
- the LOC113886175 gene encoding ankyrin repeat domain-containing protein 26-like → MELRIKDLESELSKMKSLQEDSNQAELEKYKQLNLVECEVRKSLEDKLDKTHERLAVISTKLEVKTEQNTSLLRSLSTRPVLEPPCVGNFNNPLVLNGNLTPRANVGFSTSIPCPSNNNMEIFLTEMQRELDRSIARELREVDAQFASDAFRVSS, encoded by the exons ATGGAACTCAGAATTAAAGACTTGGAATCTGAACtctccaaaatgaaaagtttgCAAGAAGATTCTAATCAAGCAGagttggaaaaatataagcaacttAACCTAGTAGAATGTGAAGTTAGAAAGTCATTGGAAGATAAACTAGACAA GACTCATGAGAGGCTGGCAGTGATCAGCACCAAACTTGAGGTGAAGACGGAGCAGAACACATCTTTACTCAGATCTCTTAGCACGAGGCCAGTCCTGGAACCCCCTTGTGTTGGAAATTTCAATAATCCTTTAGTGCTCAACGGAAATCTTACTCCAAGAGCAAACGTAGGGTTTTCTACCTCAATTCCATGCCCTTCAAATAACAACATGGAGATTTTCTTGACTGAG aTGCAGCGGGAGTTGGACAGGAGTATAGCTAGAGAACTAAGAGAAG ttgATGCTCAGTTTGCATCTGATGCCTTTAGAGTGTCTTCTTGA